A stretch of the Desulfuromonas sp. TF genome encodes the following:
- a CDS encoding universal stress protein: MIPKYKKILYATDLSANAAHAFSHVIGLARSYRAEVYILHVLPEVEPAMLNYISTVMGEDRLADLELEHKEEIKDKIRQRIHAFAKEQLSDHPEDVERISEIEIHHGSPVGRILEAADRIDADLIVIGSHGKGRLKYAFLGSVAEKLLRKSYRAVMVVPLK; this comes from the coding sequence ATGATTCCCAAGTACAAAAAGATCCTTTATGCCACCGACCTTTCCGCCAACGCGGCCCATGCGTTCAGCCATGTCATCGGTCTGGCGCGCAGTTATCGGGCGGAGGTGTACATTCTGCACGTTCTTCCCGAGGTGGAGCCTGCCATGCTGAATTACATCTCCACCGTCATGGGCGAAGATCGGCTTGCCGACCTGGAACTGGAACACAAGGAGGAGATCAAGGACAAGATCCGCCAGCGCATCCATGCGTTTGCCAAGGAACAGCTTTCGGATCACCCCGAGGATGTCGAGCGGATCAGCGAAATCGAAATTCACCACGGCAGTCCCGTGGGGCGAATCCTCGAGGCCGCCGACCGCATCGACGCCGACCTGATTGTCATCGGCAGCCACGGCAAGGGCCGGCTCAAATACGCTTTCCTCGGCAGCGTCGCGGAGAAGCTGCTGCGCAAATCTTATAGGGCGGTCATGGTCGTGCCACTCAAGTAG
- a CDS encoding TRAP transporter permease has translation MAEQEKAIRDEGLETARRMKEEEELGLRRVTGPSRFIVPTIALCWSVFQLSLSSWLLLDSTIIRAIHLAFALLIVFLSYPTLRRDVNLPGLRWLGEKRKIPFADYLVAIVAALVALYIAIEYEGLASRVGQPNTLDLLIGVMLVVLLLDAARRVIGPALPVIAGVFTLYAFFGPYMPDFLAFKGVSLSRYVGQISLTTEGIYGIPLDVSARIVFLFVLFGSMLDRAGAGRFFIDMAMSLLGRYKGGPAKAAVLSSGLTGLVSGSSIANVVTTGTFTIPMMKKVGYPDYKAGAIEVAVSTNGQLMPPVMGAAAFIIAEYVNIPYLEVCKSAAIPAFASYMALFWLTHLEAGKLGMKGIPKADLPAFFYTLRRGWHYLLPIFILLYELIIPRHSPDLAAFRSIGVLSVLMLFQHAATRKSKGITAGEGIRRGFLDIIGGMVGGARNMVSVAVATASAGIVVGVVTMGLGGLITSIIDTLSMGNLFLMLLITAVSCLILGMGLPTTANYIVMASLTAPALVTIAGWQGFEVPLIAAHLFVFYFGILADDTPPVGLAAYAAAAIAKSDPIKTGLQGFAYDIRTAVLPFMFIFNTDMLLIGIDSFPLAIYIFIMTCIGMFAFGSATQGWFLVRTRWYELVLLLVVALIMFRPGFFAGFIGIENHYLSYLIGLALYGAIFGLQKMRIAKNSSAVAQA, from the coding sequence ATGGCGGAACAGGAGAAGGCTATCAGGGATGAGGGGCTCGAAACGGCCAGGAGGATGAAGGAAGAGGAAGAACTCGGTCTGCGCCGGGTCACGGGACCGAGCCGGTTCATTGTGCCCACCATTGCCTTGTGCTGGTCAGTCTTCCAGCTTTCCCTGTCCAGTTGGCTCCTTCTCGATTCAACCATCATCCGGGCAATTCACCTGGCGTTTGCCCTGCTCATCGTCTTTCTTTCCTATCCCACACTGCGTCGCGATGTGAATCTTCCGGGACTTCGCTGGCTGGGGGAAAAACGCAAGATTCCCTTTGCCGACTACCTGGTGGCCATCGTGGCCGCCCTGGTGGCCCTCTATATCGCCATCGAATACGAGGGGCTGGCCTCGCGGGTGGGGCAGCCCAATACGCTGGACCTGCTGATCGGGGTCATGCTGGTGGTGCTGCTCCTCGACGCCGCTCGCCGGGTAATCGGTCCGGCGCTTCCGGTGATTGCCGGAGTATTCACTCTTTATGCTTTCTTCGGTCCCTACATGCCGGACTTCCTGGCCTTCAAGGGGGTCAGTCTGTCCCGCTACGTCGGCCAGATCTCGCTGACCACCGAAGGGATCTACGGAATCCCCCTCGACGTTTCGGCAAGGATCGTCTTTCTCTTCGTCCTTTTCGGCTCCATGCTCGATCGGGCCGGCGCGGGCCGGTTTTTCATCGATATGGCCATGAGCCTGCTGGGACGTTACAAGGGTGGTCCGGCCAAGGCGGCGGTCCTTTCCAGCGGCCTGACCGGACTGGTATCCGGTTCCAGCATCGCCAACGTCGTCACCACCGGGACGTTTACCATTCCGATGATGAAAAAGGTCGGGTACCCGGACTACAAGGCCGGTGCCATCGAGGTGGCGGTATCGACCAACGGTCAGCTCATGCCTCCGGTCATGGGTGCGGCGGCCTTCATCATCGCCGAATACGTCAATATCCCCTATCTCGAGGTCTGCAAGTCGGCGGCCATCCCGGCCTTTGCCTCCTATATGGCCCTGTTCTGGCTGACCCACCTGGAAGCCGGCAAGCTGGGAATGAAGGGCATTCCCAAGGCCGATCTTCCAGCCTTCTTCTATACTCTCAGGCGCGGATGGCATTACCTGCTGCCGATCTTCATTCTCCTCTACGAACTGATCATTCCTCGCCATTCACCGGATCTGGCGGCCTTCCGCTCGATCGGCGTCCTTTCGGTCCTTATGCTTTTTCAGCATGCGGCGACCCGCAAGAGCAAGGGAATCACTGCCGGTGAAGGGATAAGGCGCGGATTCCTAGATATTATCGGCGGCATGGTCGGTGGCGCCCGCAACATGGTCAGCGTAGCGGTGGCCACCGCCTCGGCCGGCATCGTGGTCGGTGTGGTGACCATGGGACTGGGCGGTCTGATCACCAGCATCATCGACACCCTGAGCATGGGCAACCTTTTCCTGATGCTTCTGATCACGGCGGTGTCCTGCCTGATCCTCGGCATGGGCCTGCCGACCACCGCCAACTACATCGTCATGGCTTCGCTGACCGCCCCGGCTCTGGTGACCATCGCCGGATGGCAGGGTTTCGAGGTACCCCTGATTGCCGCCCATCTCTTCGTCTTCTATTTCGGCATCCTGGCCGACGATACACCGCCCGTCGGGCTGGCGGCCTACGCCGCGGCGGCCATCGCCAAGAGCGATCCGATCAAAACCGGCCTGCAGGGGTTTGCCTACGACATCCGCACGGCCGTTCTCCCTTTCATGTTCATCTTCAATACAGACATGCTCCTGATCGGCATCGACAGCTTCCCTCTGGCCATCTATATCTTCATCATGACCTGCATCGGCATGTTCGCCTTCGGATCGGCTACTCAGGGATGGTTCCTCGTCAGAACCCGTTGGTACGAATTGGTTCTCCTGCTGGTGGTCGCGCTGATCATGTTCCGTCCCGGTTTCTTCGCCGGGTTTATCGGAATCGAGAATCACTATCTGAGTTACCTGATCGGCCTGGCCCTTTATGGAGCCATCTTCGGTCTGCAGAAGATGCGAATTGCGAAGAACTCCAGCGCCGTGGCGCAAGCCTGA
- a CDS encoding TAXI family TRAP transporter solute-binding subunit, with amino-acid sequence MKRLSIPILALVFFTFCGVDAFAVDFVTMGTGGVTGVYYPTGGAISKLVNQKRKEYNLRMTVESTGGSVFNVNSLMNSDLELGIVQSDLQYQAYNGQGDWEGKPQKKLRAVFAIHPEAVTILAAADSNIKNVADMKGKVVNIGAPGTGQRVNALDLFQAAGIDPEKDLRIEGIKPAEAAGMLQDGRIDAFFYTVGHPNGSVKEAVAGARKVNFVPVSENLVQKLTAEQPYYAPAEIPVNQYPGVVNTENVPTFGVKATICSSSDVSEDVIYKITKTVFENIDELRKLHPALDVLTRENMLQGLSAPLHPGAEKYFREAGLIKK; translated from the coding sequence ATGAAGAGACTGTCGATCCCGATCCTGGCCCTTGTGTTCTTTACTTTCTGCGGCGTAGATGCCTTTGCCGTCGATTTCGTGACCATGGGAACCGGCGGTGTCACGGGCGTTTACTATCCCACCGGCGGCGCCATCAGCAAGCTGGTCAACCAGAAACGCAAGGAGTACAACCTGCGCATGACCGTCGAGTCGACCGGCGGCTCGGTGTTTAACGTCAATTCCCTCATGAACAGCGACCTGGAGCTGGGGATCGTTCAGTCCGACCTGCAGTACCAGGCCTATAACGGTCAGGGAGACTGGGAAGGCAAACCGCAGAAGAAGCTGCGCGCCGTATTCGCCATCCATCCCGAAGCCGTCACCATCCTGGCGGCAGCCGACAGCAACATCAAAAATGTGGCCGACATGAAGGGGAAGGTCGTCAATATCGGTGCCCCCGGCACGGGCCAGCGTGTCAACGCCCTCGATCTGTTTCAGGCTGCCGGAATTGACCCTGAAAAAGATCTCCGCATCGAGGGGATCAAGCCCGCCGAAGCCGCCGGGATGCTGCAGGACGGCCGGATCGATGCCTTCTTCTACACAGTCGGCCATCCCAACGGCTCGGTCAAGGAGGCGGTAGCCGGCGCACGAAAGGTGAACTTCGTACCGGTTTCCGAAAATCTCGTGCAGAAGCTCACTGCCGAGCAGCCCTATTATGCTCCGGCGGAGATTCCCGTGAATCAGTATCCGGGCGTGGTCAACACCGAAAACGTCCCCACCTTCGGCGTCAAGGCAACCATCTGCTCCTCTTCCGATGTCTCTGAGGATGTGATCTACAAAATCACCAAGACAGTCTTTGAAAACATTGACGAACTGCGCAAGCTGCATCCCGCCCTGGATGTTCTTACCAGGGAAAACATGCTGCAGGGCCTTTCGGCTCCCCTTCATCCCGGCGCGGAGAAGTATTTCAGGGAAGCCGGGCTGATCAAGAAGTAA
- a CDS encoding sigma-54 dependent transcriptional regulator produces MNQHPYPSLGVLLVDDEQAWLRSLSMTLEGPGGISNLQLCRDSREVLDILAARDIGLVLLDLTMPHLSGEELLPKILEKHPEVAVIIVSGMNQVETAVRCMRLGAFDYFVKTAEEDRILDGVRRAIRLQELERENRSLRRRVLSDALEHPEVFAGIVTDDRGMQAIFKYIESVAGSSQPILITGESGTGKELIARAAHELSGRSGPLVAMNAAGLDDSVFADTLFGHSRGAFTGAETARGGMVERAADGTLFLDEIGDLSPASQVKLLRLLQEGEYYPLGSDIPKTSRARIVVATHQDLADREAGGHFRRDLYYRLRGHHVHLPPLRQRKEDIPLLFDHFLEEAAASLGRKKPTPPRQLPVVLATYDFPGNIRELRSMVYDAVSTHPGGILSMNSFLKAMGRTEGAQENAATEEGENPFAGLTRLPYMTEALDLLIAEAMRRTDGNQTAASRLLGISQPALSKRLKHSRE; encoded by the coding sequence ATGAACCAGCACCCTTATCCTTCCCTCGGTGTCCTGCTGGTGGATGACGAACAGGCCTGGCTGCGCAGCTTGAGCATGACCCTCGAAGGCCCGGGCGGCATCAGCAACCTTCAGCTCTGCCGGGACAGCCGGGAAGTTCTCGACATCCTCGCCGCCCGAGATATCGGTCTGGTGCTCCTCGATCTGACCATGCCGCACCTCTCCGGCGAGGAACTGCTGCCGAAGATACTGGAAAAGCACCCCGAAGTGGCGGTGATCATCGTCAGCGGAATGAATCAGGTGGAAACAGCCGTGCGCTGCATGCGCCTGGGGGCCTTCGACTACTTCGTCAAGACCGCCGAGGAAGACCGGATCCTCGACGGCGTGCGCAGGGCGATCCGGCTGCAGGAACTTGAGCGCGAGAACCGCAGCCTGCGCCGAAGGGTTCTGAGCGATGCCCTGGAGCACCCCGAGGTCTTTGCCGGAATCGTCACGGACGACCGGGGCATGCAGGCCATTTTCAAGTACATCGAATCGGTGGCCGGCAGCAGTCAACCTATACTCATCACCGGCGAAAGCGGAACCGGCAAGGAGCTCATCGCCCGCGCGGCACATGAGCTCAGCGGCCGCTCCGGGCCCCTGGTGGCCATGAACGCAGCCGGACTCGACGACAGCGTTTTTGCCGACACTCTCTTCGGACACAGCCGGGGGGCCTTCACCGGGGCCGAGACGGCAAGGGGCGGGATGGTCGAGCGGGCTGCCGACGGCACCCTGTTTCTTGATGAGATCGGCGACCTGTCCCCGGCCTCCCAGGTCAAGCTGCTGCGCCTGCTGCAGGAGGGGGAGTATTACCCTCTCGGCTCCGACATTCCCAAAACGTCGCGGGCGCGCATTGTCGTCGCTACCCACCAGGACCTGGCGGATCGGGAAGCCGGTGGTCATTTTCGTCGGGATCTTTACTATCGCCTGCGGGGCCATCATGTCCATCTTCCGCCTCTGCGTCAACGCAAGGAAGATATTCCCCTGCTGTTCGACCATTTTCTCGAGGAAGCCGCCGCCTCTCTGGGCAGGAAGAAACCGACCCCGCCCCGGCAGCTTCCGGTGGTGCTGGCGACCTACGATTTCCCCGGCAACATCCGCGAGTTGCGGTCCATGGTTTACGACGCCGTCAGCACCCATCCCGGCGGCATCCTCTCCATGAACTCCTTTCTGAAGGCCATGGGACGGACCGAAGGGGCGCAAGAGAATGCTGCGACGGAGGAAGGGGAAAATCCTTTCGCCGGTCTTACCCGGCTGCCGTACATGACCGAGGCTCTCGACCTGCTTATTGCCGAGGCCATGCGCAGGACCGACGGAAACCAGACCGCCGCCTCCCGTCTCCTTGGGATTTCCCAACCCGCCCTGAGCAAACGGCTCAAGCACTCCCGCGAATAA
- a CDS encoding transporter substrate-binding domain-containing protein, with protein MTAFRVLMISLAALILCTAPRAGAESYSPAESLPVIVGGDHSYPPYEFLDEEGRPSGFNVELTRAIARIMGMEVDIRLGSWNEMRRALMDGNVDILQGMVPSEERTAQVDFTLPHAVVHQSIWNRKDETPITAVEQMTGRQVIVMRGSIMHDFMLRQNIDARLVTVDSLADALRLLAAGRHDCALVAKLPGQYLIRKLGLTNIQPVPRPLLAQEYGYAVKKGNREMLARFNEGLSILKESGEYQAIYREWLGVLEPQRMPWVRLVRYGAMVVVPLLLVLGGTVTWNRTLKKEVAARTAALESEIAERKRAMDELKVRQRQLIQADKMTSLGILVSGVAHEINNPTGLILLNLPHLQKAWEAAEPILEEHSRKKGDFRLGWLKYSRMRREIPQMFDEMQDGARRIKHIVDDLKDFARRDDADLMTPVHLNTSLAAALRLVDNSIRKATSRFEVAFGENLPRFKGSQQRIEQVIVNLVLNACQALPDTERGIFVRTWHDAGSGQVVLEVKDEGEGIAAEHLPHLTDPFFTTKRDTGGTGLGLSVSAGIVKDHGGSLLFDSPPGAGMTAILRLPAFTEERST; from the coding sequence GTGACCGCCTTTCGCGTCCTGATGATTTCCCTTGCCGCTCTGATTCTATGCACCGCACCTCGTGCCGGCGCCGAGTCATATTCTCCGGCGGAATCATTGCCTGTCATCGTGGGGGGCGACCACAGTTACCCTCCCTATGAATTCCTCGATGAGGAAGGACGGCCGAGCGGCTTCAACGTGGAGCTGACCCGCGCCATCGCCAGGATCATGGGAATGGAGGTGGATATCCGGCTTGGCTCCTGGAATGAGATGCGTCGGGCGCTGATGGACGGAAATGTGGATATTCTCCAAGGGATGGTTCCTTCGGAAGAGCGGACTGCCCAGGTCGACTTCACCCTTCCGCACGCCGTGGTCCACCAGTCGATCTGGAACCGCAAGGATGAGACGCCGATTACCGCGGTCGAGCAGATGACCGGCCGCCAGGTGATCGTCATGCGCGGCAGCATCATGCATGATTTCATGCTGCGGCAGAACATCGATGCCCGGCTGGTTACGGTCGATTCCCTGGCCGACGCCCTGCGCCTGCTGGCCGCGGGAAGACATGACTGCGCTCTGGTCGCCAAGCTTCCCGGTCAGTACCTGATCAGGAAGCTGGGGCTGACGAATATCCAACCCGTGCCTCGTCCCCTGCTCGCTCAGGAATACGGCTATGCGGTGAAAAAGGGGAACCGGGAGATGTTGGCCCGTTTCAACGAGGGGCTGTCGATCCTCAAGGAAAGCGGCGAATATCAGGCCATCTACCGTGAATGGCTGGGGGTACTCGAACCGCAGCGGATGCCATGGGTGCGTCTGGTGCGATACGGCGCGATGGTGGTGGTCCCTCTGCTGCTGGTCCTGGGCGGGACCGTAACCTGGAATCGGACCTTGAAAAAGGAGGTCGCCGCGCGCACGGCCGCCCTGGAGTCGGAGATCGCCGAACGCAAGCGGGCCATGGATGAACTCAAGGTCCGCCAACGGCAGCTGATCCAGGCCGATAAAATGACTTCTCTCGGAATTCTGGTTTCGGGGGTGGCCCACGAGATCAACAATCCCACCGGGCTCATTCTGCTAAACCTGCCGCACCTGCAAAAGGCCTGGGAGGCCGCCGAGCCGATTCTTGAGGAACATTCCCGCAAGAAGGGCGATTTCCGCCTCGGATGGCTCAAATACTCGCGCATGCGCCGGGAGATCCCCCAGATGTTCGACGAAATGCAGGACGGCGCCAGGCGCATCAAGCACATCGTCGACGATCTCAAGGATTTCGCCCGGCGCGACGATGCGGATCTGATGACTCCCGTCCATCTAAACACGTCATTGGCCGCCGCTCTGCGCCTGGTGGATAATTCCATCCGCAAGGCCACCAGTCGTTTCGAAGTCGCTTTCGGGGAAAATCTGCCCCGGTTCAAGGGGAGCCAGCAGCGGATCGAACAGGTGATTGTCAACCTGGTTCTGAATGCCTGCCAGGCTCTGCCCGATACGGAGCGGGGGATTTTCGTAAGGACCTGGCACGATGCCGGGAGCGGACAGGTGGTCCTCGAAGTGAAAGATGAAGGGGAGGGGATCGCCGCCGAGCACCTGCCGCATCTGACCGATCCCTTCTTCACCACCAAACGGGACACCGGGGGGACCGGACTTGGGCTCTCTGTGTCCGCCGGCATCGTCAAGGACCATGGGGGGAGCTTACTCTTCGATTCGCCCCCCGGCGCCGGCATGACCGCGATTCTGCGGCTGCCCGCTTTTACTGAGGAGCGGAGCACATGA
- a CDS encoding ABC transporter ATP-binding protein, whose product MTPLLEVRNLMTYFFTPGGLVKAIRGLEFTIDRGETLALVGESGCGKSMTALSLLRLVPDPGRIVEGEIVFNGEELRRMPEEEMRRIRGNQISMIFQEPMTSLNPVLRIGEQIAEVVRLHKGLDPKEAMEAAVDLLRQVGIPAAEQRVREYPHQLSGGMRQRVVIAMALACDPKLLIADEPTTALDVTIQAQIMDLLRALKDERRMAMLLITHDLGVVAESADRVAIMNAGLIMEYAPVKTIFSDPRHPYTRGLLGCIPRLGEKRKRLAPIGGGAAAGAELPPGSTYLDTCPEPFAPRQNQVPPLLETEPGHFVRRWNV is encoded by the coding sequence ATGACGCCCCTCCTCGAAGTCCGCAATCTGATGACCTATTTCTTTACGCCCGGCGGCCTGGTCAAAGCCATCCGGGGTCTGGAATTCACCATCGACCGGGGGGAGACGCTGGCACTGGTGGGAGAGTCGGGATGCGGCAAATCGATGACCGCCCTCTCCCTGCTGCGCCTGGTCCCCGATCCGGGCCGCATCGTGGAGGGGGAGATCGTCTTCAACGGCGAAGAACTGCGGCGCATGCCCGAGGAGGAGATGCGCCGCATCCGCGGCAACCAGATCTCGATGATCTTCCAGGAACCGATGACCTCCCTCAACCCGGTGCTTCGGATCGGGGAGCAGATCGCCGAAGTCGTGCGGCTGCACAAGGGTCTCGATCCGAAGGAGGCCATGGAGGCCGCCGTCGACCTGCTGCGGCAGGTGGGGATTCCCGCGGCGGAGCAGCGGGTCAGGGAATACCCGCACCAGCTCTCGGGAGGGATGCGACAGCGGGTGGTTATCGCGATGGCCCTGGCCTGCGACCCGAAACTGCTCATTGCCGATGAGCCGACGACGGCCCTGGACGTGACCATTCAGGCCCAGATCATGGACCTGCTCAGGGCGCTCAAGGACGAGCGGCGAATGGCGATGCTGCTGATCACGCACGATCTGGGGGTAGTTGCCGAATCCGCGGACCGGGTGGCGATCATGAACGCCGGACTGATCATGGAGTACGCCCCGGTCAAGACCATCTTCTCCGATCCGCGGCATCCCTATACCCGCGGCCTCCTCGGATGCATCCCCCGGCTGGGGGAAAAACGGAAGAGGCTGGCTCCCATCGGTGGCGGGGCGGCGGCCGGAGCGGAGCTTCCTCCGGGCAGCACCTATCTGGATACCTGCCCCGAACCTTTCGCCCCCCGGCAGAACCAGGTGCCGCCGCTGCTGGAGACGGAGCCAGGCCATTTCGTCCGCCGCTGGAACGTTTAA
- a CDS encoding ABC transporter ATP-binding protein produces the protein MENLLEVRDLRKSFTVAPGFRGGARRELKAVDGVSFALRRGETLGLVGESGCGKSTTGKLILRLLEADSGQIIFQGQDILQLSQRRMRPLRRQMQMVFQDPYSSLNPRMRVGEIVGEPLKIHGLARGAAIREEVLRLLKTVGLTEAHYDRYPHEFSGGQRQRVGIARALALKPSLIIADEPVSALDLSIQAQVVNLLQDIQQEFGLTYLFIAHDLSVIEHISDRVAVMYLGRIVELADATELYREPRHPYTEALLNAVPVPDPSLPRVSEPLKGEVPSPLNPPPGCHFHPRCPYAREICNSVDPPLEDKGGEHFAACHFSEEVGRFRRF, from the coding sequence ATGGAAAACCTGCTGGAAGTACGCGATCTGCGCAAATCCTTTACCGTGGCTCCCGGATTCCGGGGGGGGGCCCGCCGCGAATTGAAGGCGGTGGACGGAGTCTCTTTTGCTCTGAGGCGGGGGGAAACCCTTGGGCTGGTGGGTGAGTCGGGCTGCGGCAAGTCGACCACCGGCAAACTCATCCTGCGCCTTCTGGAAGCGGACAGCGGCCAGATTATCTTCCAGGGGCAGGACATCCTGCAACTGTCGCAACGCCGCATGCGTCCCTTGCGGCGTCAGATGCAGATGGTCTTCCAGGATCCCTACTCCTCCCTCAATCCCCGCATGCGGGTGGGGGAGATCGTCGGAGAACCTCTTAAGATTCACGGCCTTGCCCGGGGCGCGGCCATCCGCGAGGAAGTCCTGAGGCTGCTCAAGACCGTCGGTCTTACCGAGGCTCACTACGACCGCTATCCCCACGAGTTCTCCGGCGGCCAGCGCCAGCGCGTCGGCATTGCCCGCGCCCTGGCTCTGAAGCCGAGCCTCATTATCGCCGACGAACCGGTCTCCGCCCTCGATCTCTCGATCCAGGCCCAGGTGGTGAACCTTCTGCAGGACATCCAGCAGGAATTCGGACTCACCTATCTCTTCATCGCCCACGACCTTTCGGTCATCGAACACATCAGCGACAGGGTGGCGGTCATGTATCTCGGACGGATCGTCGAGCTGGCCGACGCGACGGAGCTCTACCGGGAGCCGCGCCATCCCTATACCGAAGCCCTGCTCAATGCCGTTCCCGTCCCGGACCCCAGCCTTCCCCGGGTCTCCGAACCCCTCAAGGGAGAAGTCCCCTCCCCCCTCAATCCCCCTCCGGGCTGCCATTTCCACCCACGCTGCCCCTATGCCCGGGAGATCTGCAACAGCGTCGATCCGCCGCTCGAAGACAAGGGGGGCGAACATTTCGCCGCCTGCCACTTCAGCGAGGAAGTCGGCCGCTTCCGCAGGTTCTGA